The following are encoded together in the Iodobacter fluviatilis genome:
- a CDS encoding ABC transporter permease, giving the protein MNAIVEAVPGLKIEPASKSLWALGWQRLKRNKVGFIALWVVVAYLLIAVGGWLNIVASNWAEEVAVPYAPPSWITKGKDEQLPAKTATVVEAQPIVTMLPSEDPLAQELEAAQKNTAKYADNSPAKLETMPFGADLRGRGVIEKTIKGTSTSIFVGIFGAVLALSIGTTLGAVSGYFGGKVDDFFTWFYSIFTSVPDMLLLLSFAAVSGRGISTIIMVMALTSWTGTYRLVRAEYMKLKNREYVQAADAIGASHYRRMFVHILPNISHLLLVQFSLMTVALIKYEAILSFLGFGVGVRQVSLGSMLAETPAELVQGFWWQMLAVTIAMSVLVTAFSLLVDALRDALDPKVK; this is encoded by the coding sequence ATGAATGCAATTGTTGAAGCTGTGCCGGGGTTGAAGATTGAACCGGCATCTAAAAGTTTGTGGGCATTGGGTTGGCAGCGCTTAAAGCGTAATAAGGTTGGTTTTATTGCGCTATGGGTGGTCGTGGCTTATTTGTTGATTGCCGTAGGTGGTTGGCTGAATATTGTTGCAAGCAATTGGGCCGAAGAAGTAGCCGTGCCTTACGCTCCACCTTCTTGGATCACTAAGGGTAAAGACGAGCAGTTACCAGCAAAAACGGCAACGGTGGTTGAAGCTCAACCAATTGTAACCATGCTGCCATCAGAGGATCCGCTGGCTCAAGAGCTGGAAGCCGCGCAGAAAAACACGGCAAAGTATGCGGATAATAGCCCAGCTAAGCTAGAAACCATGCCGTTTGGTGCGGATTTACGTGGCCGTGGCGTGATTGAAAAAACCATTAAAGGGACTTCAACTTCTATCTTTGTTGGTATTTTTGGTGCGGTGTTGGCGCTGAGTATTGGCACGACTTTAGGTGCGGTTTCTGGCTATTTTGGTGGAAAAGTCGATGATTTCTTTACATGGTTTTACAGTATCTTTACTTCTGTTCCCGATATGCTCTTGCTGCTATCTTTTGCTGCGGTAAGCGGGCGTGGGATTAGCACCATTATTATGGTGATGGCGCTAACCAGCTGGACAGGTACTTATCGCTTGGTACGTGCCGAGTATATGAAGCTGAAAAACCGCGAGTATGTGCAAGCTGCCGATGCGATTGGCGCTTCGCATTACCGTCGTATGTTTGTGCATATTTTGCCAAATATCAGCCATTTGCTTTTGGTGCAGTTTTCCTTGATGACGGTGGCGTTGATCAAATACGAAGCTATTTTGTCTTTCCTTGGCTTTGGGGTGGGTGTGCGCCAAGTGAGCTTGGGTTCGATGCTGGCAGAAACGCCCGCTGAATTGGTGCAGGGCTTCTGGTGGCAAATGCTTGCTGTGACGATTGCGATGTCGGTCTTGGTGACGGCGTTTAGCCTGTTGGTGGATGCTTTGCGCGATGCGCTTGATCCAAAAGTTAAATAA